From the genome of Anopheles moucheti chromosome 3, idAnoMoucSN_F20_07, whole genome shotgun sequence, one region includes:
- the LOC128304946 gene encoding uncharacterized protein LOC128304946, whose protein sequence is MTLSRKMQHICICLVVLATVAQSLAVTPTGKVDFSEADDLNDETNSGFVSVYKNYPKIQVTVDTQKLKRVPQPETKSDESSSGSSGSSGSESVERPSVGVRTDITIEISEESANDTRTGDRDGKKDRNGSGRPDGTSETGKKDRTGNGKTADEDDANASIPVFKGMAGVSTKKPKPTPSRGTAHGPRPGVTLSQRPTATSFYGPGGDDRNRISGEYDGWNSHYPSHTVTAVWTTERPYLRRVDYDYSGQHRSPPYYKGYVPYNVGHHHPQSAEHHHAGDWKPCYCSIYQPWAARAPTNPVLPPTGTLHPTAHPPPRNTVDDKVDIPAVLSHQQHYRSIRS, encoded by the exons ATGACGCTCAGCAGAAAGATGCAGCACATATGCATCTGTCTCGTGGTTTTGGCCACCGTTGCACAAAGCCTTGCCGTTACACCCACGGGGAAGGTGGACTTTTCCGAGGCGGATGATTTGAACGATGAAACCAACAGTGGGTTCGTGAGTGTGTACAAAAACTACCCAAAGATTCAGGTGACGGTGGACACGCAGAAGCTTAAGCGCGTCCCCCAGCCGGAAACGAAAAGTGATGAGTCGAGTTCGGGTAGCTCGGGAAGTTCCGGGTCGGAATCGGTCGAACGGCCGTCGGTCGGTGTGCGAACGGATATAACGATCGAAATATCGGAAGAGTCTGCCAACGATACGCGAACCGGTGATCGTGATGGGAAGAAGGATCGTAACGGGTCCGGTAGACCTGATGGGACCAGTGAAACCGGCAAAAAGGACCGGACCGGCAATGGGAAGACAGCCGATGAGGACGATGCGAATGCGAGCATACCGGTGTTCAAGGGTATGGCTGGAGTTTCGACGAAAAAACCTAAACCGACCCCATCGCGAGGTACTGCCCATGGCCCGAGACCTGGGGTAACGCTCAGCCAACGGCCTACTGCGACGAGCTTTTACGGACCGGGAGGTGATGATCGTAACCGTATTAGTGGAGAATATGATGGGTGGAATTCGCATTATCCATCGCACACGGTGACGGCCGTCTGGACCACCGAGAGACCTTACCTTCGCCGGGTGGATTATGATTATTCAG GGCAGCATCGTTCACCCCCGTACTACAAGGGTTACGTTCCCTACAATGTGGGCCATCATCACCCGCAGTCGGCGGAACATCACCACGCGGGTGACTGGAAACCGTGCTACTGCAGCATCTATCAGCCCTGGGCCGCACGTGCCCCAACCAATCCCGTCCTGCCCCCGACGGGCACGCTTCATCCCACCGCACATCCGCCACCACGCAACACCGTGGACGACAAAGTAGACATTCCAGCCGTCCTCTCGCACCAGCAGCACTATCGTTCGATCCGCTCGTAG